The Glandiceps talaboti chromosome 19, keGlaTala1.1, whole genome shotgun sequence genome contains a region encoding:
- the LOC144449878 gene encoding sodium-dependent phosphate transport protein 2A-like encodes MAPFPESDHSSSCGKLPDTPPPEYEPFVVNQDEKKVPLDHTILTVGMMNGAAVKLHVELDETTGEMTTKPMLVDDVDFTIPLGKLQTEEEFDPWALPELVDDSTQWSDLTFCGKLKRVFIDYLGKLAVLLGLLYMFICSLSFLSSAFRLLGGKTAGEAFASNEVLSNPVCGLMIGVLATVLVQSSSTSTSIVVSMVAAEILYVRQAIPIVMGANIGTSVTNTLVSIFQANDRNQFRRAFAGATVHDVFNWLSVLILLPLEIATGYLYHLSEIIIASMSISTNENADVELLKIITKPFTDKVIQIDKKVITKIAFGDDDARSDSMIKRWCVTEKVTELANVTMETNVTSEVYDPSGVGLINTTMLQNVTMEIEVTRKIPIQKCDHLFVNTTLGDTAVGIITLVFSLALLCICLVLIVKLLHSLLRGQIAKVIKKTINSDFPGCMGWLTGYVAILIGAGMTLLVQSSSIFTSALTPLIGIGVVSLERAYPLTLGANIGTTATGILAALASSEGKLASALQIAFCHLFFNISGILLWYPVPLSRKVPIRVAKIFGNTTAKYRWFAAFYLVSMFFLFPAIVFMLSLAGWQYLAAFGIPTLVILFVVVIINILQAKQPQCLPKKLRTWEFLPKWMHSLEPLDSALSGVFRTCSCCSCCKETCKEKPHNVSHLSQVPLQDDFEKNIKTARETTV; translated from the exons ATGGCTCCTTTCCCTGAGAGCGATCACTCTTCAAGTTGTGGAAAACTTCCCGATACCCCACCGCCAGAATATGAACCCTTTGTTGTTAATCAG GATGAGAAGAAAGTACCTCTCGATCATACCATCCTGACGGTTGGTATGATGAACGGAGCTGCAGTCAAGCTGCATGTGGAGCTCGATGAAACTACCGGGGAGATGACAACGAAGCCAATGCTAGTCGATGATGTTGACTTTACAATTCCTCTCGGAAAATTACAGACCGAGGAAGAGTTTGATCCGTGGGCTCTTCCCGAGCTTGTAGACGATTCAACACAGTGGAGTG ACTTGACTTTTTGTGGCAAATTGAAGCGTGTGTTCATCGACTACCTCGGCAAGCTTGCAGTCTTACTTGGTCTTTTATACATGTTTATCTGTTCACTAAGTTTTCTAAGTTCAGCATTCCGTCTTCTTGGTGGAAAAACTGCTGGTGAAGCTTTCGCCTCCAATGAAGTACTTTCCAACCCTGTCTGTGGTTTGATGATTGGTGTCCTAGCAACCGTCTTGGTGCAAAGCtccagtacatcaacatctattgTCGTTTCCATGGTAGCCGCAGAAA TTCTGTACGTCAGGCAAGCCATTCCTATCGTGATGGGTGCCAACATTGGAACATCCGTCACTAACACACTAGTGTCAATATTCCAAGCCAACGACCGCAACCAATTTCGCCGTGCATTTGCTGGTGCGACTGTTCATGATGTTTTCAACTGGCTGTCCGTGTTGATTCTGTTGCCGTTGGAGATTGCTACAGGTTACCTATATCATTTGTCTGAAATCATTATTGCCAGTATGAGTATATCGACCAATGAGAACGCAGATGTGGAGTTGCTGAAAATTATCACCAAACCATTCACAGATAAAGTTATTCAG ATTGACAAGAAAGTTATTACAAAGATTGCTTTCGGTGACGATGACGCCCGTAGTGATAGCATGATTAAACGATGGTGTGTGACCGAGAAGGTAACGGAACTTgctaatgttaccatggaaacaaacgTTACATCAGAAGTGTATGATCCTAGTGGAGTAGGACTCATCAATACTACGATGCTCCAGAACGTTACCATGGAGATAGAAGTAACAAGGAAGATCCCAATTCAGAAAT gTGACCATCTTTTTGTCAACACTACGCTTGGTGACACTGCTGTCGGTATTATTACTCTCGTATTCTCGCTAGCCTTGTTGTGTATCTGCCTGGTGTTAATTGTCAAGCTGCTTCACTCGTTATTACGAGGTCAAATCGCCAAGGTCATTAAGAAAACGATTAACTCTGACTTCCCCGGATGTATGGGATGGCTCACTGGTTACGTTGCGATCTTGATCGGTGCCGGAATGACGCTCCTTGTCCAGAGTAGTTCGATATTCACGTCTGCCTTGACGCCCCTCATTGGTATTGGTGTTGTTTCATTGGAACGTGCGTACCCACTGACACTCGGTGCTAATATTGGTACAACCGCTACTGGTATCCTAGCAGCGTTGGCAAGTTCTGAGGGTAAACTCGCCAGTGCTCTACAAATCGCTTTTTGTCATCTGTTTTTCAACATCTCCGGGATCCTCCTGTGGTACCCCGTTCCGCTATCACGCAAGGTTCCAATACGTGTAGCCAAGATTTTCGGTAACACGACCGCGAAGTATCGTTGGTTTGCCGCCTTCTACCTCGTCTCCATGTTCTTCTTGTTCCCGGCCATTGTCTTCATGTTGTCCCTCGCAGGTTGGCAGTATCTGGCCGCTTTTGGAATACCAACCTTGgtcattttatttgttgtcGTAATTATAAACATTCTGCAAGCTAAACAACCACAATGCTTACCAAAAAAACTAAGGACATGGGAGTTCCTTCCTAAATGGATGCATTCGTTAGAACCGCtagacagcgccctctctggcgTGTTTAGGACTTGTAGCTGTTGTTCTTGTTGTAAGGAGACGTGTAAAGAGAAACCACACAATGTCAGCCACTTGTCGCAAGTGCCACTCCAAGACGATTTTgagaaaaacattaaaacagCAAGAGAAACAACTGTCTAA